One Danio aesculapii chromosome 11, fDanAes4.1, whole genome shotgun sequence genomic region harbors:
- the socs7 gene encoding LOW QUALITY PROTEIN: suppressor of cytokine signaling 7 (The sequence of the model RefSeq protein was modified relative to this genomic sequence to represent the inferred CDS: inserted 1 base in 1 codon; deleted 1 base in 1 codon) → MNNAQDMSPDFVLMRLVSAAEDDRLDEENGNLSSGTGLTVAIKGNFECTQNHGHISAVNKAPQASGTEAPDAGVMATRPALSVPPPPLHSAEAHGYDLAHRGGMGPQLLVFRNISRDSEGFAENKSEDQRRAFEEQAVLASESGAVDAQHPPTWTLHPQLKLPAVATDTDGGELCHRHRLITDQQDWPPVVEHKTSSMTAQLQLQLPEGPVLELARKFGELGVAPVPEFLLKDGELQHCXCQSVLGSRGDAEGEDPTETSDALLVLMEGLGSEEVNGLGINACQKPESQTAEPGAFALKRHSSRPPAFIEQKKTDTDRAGWLIAIVVNYF, encoded by the exons ATGAACAACGCGCAAGATATGTCTCCCGATTTTGTCTTGATGCGCCTGGTCTCCGCGGCCGAAGATGACCGCTTGGACGAGGAGAATGGGAATCTGTCGTCGGGCACTGGACTGACAGTGGCTATCAAGGGGAACTTTGAATGCACGCAGAATCACGGCCACATCTCGGCCGTGAACAAAGCTCCGCAGGCCAGCGGAACGGAGGCACCTGACGCGGGAGTGATGGCGACCAGACCTGCGCTGTCTGTGCCGCCGCCTCCTCTCCATTCAGCCGAGGCCCACGGGTACGATCTCGCCCACCGAGGTGGAATGGGGCCTCAGCTGTTGGTATTCAGAAACATATCGAGAGACTCTGAAGGATTTGCCGAGAACAAGTCGGAGGATCAGCGAAGGGCTTTTGAGGAACAAGCGGTACTCGCTTCCGAGTCCGGCGCTGTGGACGCTCAGCATCCGCCTACATGGACGCTGCATCCACAGCTCAAACTGCCAGCGGTTGCTACGGATACGGATGGAGGCGAGCTCTGCCACCGGCATCGCTTGATCACAGACCAACAGGACTGGCCGCCGGTTGTGGAGCACAAAACGAGCTCGATGACAGCGCAGCTGCAGCTCCAGCTCCCCGAAGGTCCCGTTCTGGAGCTCGCGAGGAAATTCGGCGAGCTGGGAGTTGCTCCGGTACCTGAATTTCTGCTCAAGGATGGAGAGCTGCAGCACT CCTGTCAAAGCGTGCTAGGCTCGCGGGGGGATGCGGAGGGAGAGGACCCGACCGAGACCAGCGATGCTCTTCTGGTGCTG ATGGAGGGCCTCGGGTCAGAGGAGGTGAACGGCCTGGGCATCAACGCCTGTCAGAAGCCCGAGTCCCAGACTGCAGAGCCCGGTGCGTTTGCGCTCAA